The Oreochromis niloticus isolate F11D_XX linkage group LG2, O_niloticus_UMD_NMBU, whole genome shotgun sequence genome includes a region encoding these proteins:
- the med7 gene encoding mediator of RNA polymerase II transcription subunit 7, with protein MGEPQQVSALPPPPMQYIKEYTDENIRKGLAPKPPPPIRDNYMMFGNHFQCDDLIIRPLESQGIERLHPMQFDHKRELKKLNMSILVNFLDLLDILIKSPGSIKREEKLEDIKLLFVHMHHLINEYRPHQARETLRVMMEVQKRQRLETAERFQKHLERVVEMIQGCLASLPDDLPQVEGQDGACDGTKNAPPAATVGCSSGQATRLKTEPMDIEEAAASCMATSQQEKSIPTSRSDKWDKDAAMCSIIDELA; from the coding sequence ATGGGTGAACCACAGCAGGTCAGCGCCCTGCCTCCTCCACCGATGCAGTACATCAAAGAATACACAGATGAAAACATCCGCAAGGGTCTGGCCCCTAAGCCACCTCCACCCATCAGAGATAATTACATGATGTTTGGCAACCATTTCCAATGTGATGACCTCATCATCCGGCCTCTGGAAAGCCAAGGCATTGAGAGGCTTCACCCTATGCAGTTTGACCACAAACGGGAGCTCAAGAAACTGAACATGTCCATTCTTGTGAACTTTTTGGACCTTCTGGACATCCTTATCAAGAGCCCTGGTAGTATAAAGCGTGAAGAGAAGCTGGAGGACATAAAGCTTCTGTTTGTCCATATGCACCATCTGATAAATGAGTACAGGCCGCATCAAGCCAGGGAGACACTAAGGGTGATGATGGAGGTCCAGAAGAGACAGAGGCTAGAGACAGCAGAGAGGTTCCAGAAACATCTGGAGAGGGTGGTGGAGATGATCCAGGGGTGCCTTGCCTCCCTGCCTGATGACTTGCCTCAAGTGGAAGGTCAGGATGGTGCTTGTGATGGGACAAAGAATGCGCCTCCTGCAGCTACTGTTGGCTGTTCCTCTGGGCAGGCCACCAGACTGAAAACGGAACCTATGGATATAGAGGAAGCAGCTGCCAGCTGCATGGCAACGAGTCAGCAGGAGAAGAGCATCCCTACTTCAAGGAGTGACAAATGGGACAAGGACGCTGCCATGTGCAGCATTATTGATGAACTAGCATAG